The proteins below are encoded in one region of Deltaproteobacteria bacterium:
- a CDS encoding DUF2442 domain-containing protein, whose translation MRTSLAESVALALAVRFSADDLIVDLSDGRIISVPLAWFPRLLHASAAQRKKWEIIGDGVGIHWPLIDEDLSIAGLLRGTTAPTDSPASRVHYGLQRTAPRRTRKQSR comes from the coding sequence ATGCGTACTTCACTGGCTGAAAGTGTGGCGCTGGCTCTTGCAGTCCGGTTCTCCGCCGACGACCTCATCGTTGATCTCTCCGATGGAAGGATCATTTCGGTTCCATTGGCATGGTTTCCACGGCTTCTCCACGCATCGGCCGCTCAGAGGAAGAAGTGGGAGATTATCGGGGATGGAGTCGGTATTCACTGGCCGTTGATCGACGAGGACTTGAGTATCGCCGGATTGCTCCGCGGTACCACCGCCCCAACCGATTCGCCTGCATCCCGGGTTCACTACGGATTACAACGGACCGCACCGCGCCGTACTCGTAAACAAAGCCGCTGA
- a CDS encoding DUF6364 family protein, with protein sequence MQKRNVTLSMPTDLIRRAKALAASRDKSLSELLRESLEEKVSEASGYRQAMERQLRILASGFDLGLRGKVSWSRDSAHERG encoded by the coding sequence ATGCAGAAGCGGAACGTGACGTTGTCGATGCCTACGGACCTGATCCGGCGTGCAAAGGCGCTCGCCGCTTCCCGGGACAAGTCCCTGAGTGAGCTCCTGAGGGAATCGCTCGAAGAGAAGGTGTCCGAGGCCAGCGGGTACCGGCAAGCGATGGAACGGCAGTTGAGGATCCTTGCGAGCGGCTTCGATCTCGGGCTGCGTGGGAAGGTCTCCTGGTCCAGGGATTCGGCGCATGAAAGGGGATAA
- a CDS encoding GSU2403 family nucleotidyltransferase fold protein, with amino-acid sequence MKKNDNRAQAFSIQIRTTYADLLERLEDLNAGNAMASLASCTLITKAVKVGKYLYAQGRLSDGSQRQVYLGPLDDRGKALKERFQQARKDSASEIAAMEMSAKALRATGMTSLDPVEWRVIAALAAEGVFRVGGVLVGTIAYRCFSGLLGAKLSSASAFTADVDLAGKTIPIAVHDEVASPQTALERLEMGFSPMNEFDPACYGTRWKAGEGEFKVEFLTPLIGKDRGGSLKIRQLGVPAIPLRFLDYLIENPVPAVALGRKPVLVKVPQPARYAVHKLIVSRERKPSQKLKAQKDLQQSHELQRILRQLDPEALDEAFEAARAKGPGWKKRVDDGQKAIDRLFR; translated from the coding sequence ATGAAAAAGAATGATAACCGTGCTCAGGCCTTCTCCATCCAGATCCGCACTACGTACGCCGACCTTCTCGAGCGCCTTGAAGACCTGAACGCCGGCAACGCCATGGCGAGCCTCGCCTCCTGCACCCTGATCACCAAGGCCGTTAAAGTGGGCAAGTATCTCTACGCCCAAGGCCGTTTGTCGGATGGGTCGCAACGGCAGGTTTATCTCGGTCCTCTCGACGATCGTGGAAAGGCGCTGAAGGAAAGGTTTCAGCAGGCAAGAAAAGATTCGGCGAGCGAGATCGCGGCGATGGAAATGTCCGCCAAGGCGTTGCGTGCCACGGGAATGACGTCTCTGGACCCCGTCGAGTGGCGTGTCATCGCCGCACTGGCCGCGGAGGGTGTCTTCCGTGTAGGCGGAGTCCTGGTCGGCACCATCGCCTACCGTTGCTTCTCCGGCCTTCTCGGGGCAAAACTGTCGTCCGCGTCCGCCTTTACCGCCGACGTCGACCTTGCGGGGAAAACGATCCCGATCGCGGTCCACGACGAGGTGGCAAGCCCGCAAACCGCACTGGAGCGGCTCGAAATGGGATTCTCTCCCATGAACGAATTCGACCCCGCCTGCTATGGAACCCGTTGGAAGGCGGGTGAAGGAGAATTCAAGGTCGAATTCCTGACTCCCCTCATCGGCAAAGACAGGGGGGGATCGCTGAAAATACGCCAACTCGGAGTTCCGGCAATCCCCTTGCGGTTTTTGGATTATCTTATCGAGAATCCGGTGCCTGCGGTTGCGCTTGGTCGGAAACCGGTCCTCGTAAAAGTACCGCAACCGGCGCGTTACGCGGTGCACAAACTGATCGTGTCCCGTGAGCGGAAGCCAAGCCAAAAGCTTAAGGCGCAGAAGGACCTTCAGCAATCGCACGAACTGCAACGGATCCTGAGGCAACTTGACCCCGAGGCGCTGGATGAAGCGTTCGAGGCCGCACGGGCCAAAGGCCCGGGATGGAAGAAACGGGTGGACGACGGGCAAAAGGCCATCGATCGACTGTTCCGTTAG
- a CDS encoding DUF4160 domain-containing protein gives MPTVKIVGPYRFFFFSNEGSELPHIHVTREKSLAKFWIRSVMLASTSGFKGAELRKLENIVTRNQSYFLEAWDAYFTG, from the coding sequence ATGCCGACCGTCAAGATCGTTGGACCGTATCGGTTCTTCTTTTTCAGCAACGAGGGCAGCGAGTTACCACATATTCACGTGACGCGGGAAAAAAGTCTCGCCAAATTCTGGATCCGTTCGGTCATGCTCGCCAGCACCAGCGGTTTCAAAGGGGCCGAGTTGAGAAAGCTTGAAAATATCGTGACGCGGAACCAATCGTACTTTTTGGAGGCATGGGATGCGTACTTCACTGGCTGA
- a CDS encoding PIN domain-containing protein yields MKGDKVFLDTNLLLYAYDVGSPAKRAIAVRILEDLWKRGNGILSTQVLQEFFVNVTKKIPKPLSVAVSREIVEDFLRWKVVPIEGRTILRAIDLHEKHKYAFWDSLVIQSAIEGGAMWLLSEDLRDGQRIGDLTIRNPFLHE; encoded by the coding sequence ATGAAAGGGGATAAGGTTTTCCTCGACACGAACCTCCTGCTCTATGCGTACGATGTCGGGTCGCCGGCGAAGCGTGCCATTGCCGTCCGGATCCTCGAGGATTTGTGGAAAAGAGGAAACGGCATTCTCAGCACCCAGGTACTTCAGGAATTCTTCGTGAACGTAACGAAGAAAATCCCCAAGCCGTTATCCGTCGCGGTCAGCAGGGAGATCGTCGAGGATTTCCTGAGGTGGAAAGTCGTCCCCATTGAGGGCCGGACGATCCTGCGGGCGATCGACCTTCACGAAAAGCACAAATACGCCTTCTGGGATTCCCTCGTCATCCAGTCCGCCATCGAAGGCGGGGCCATGTGGCTCCTTTCCGAAGACCTCAGGGACGGGCAGAGAATCGGGGACCTGACGATCCGTAACCCCTTCCTCCACGAGTAG